ATTCCTTCATTTATCTTTAGCATGGATATACAATTTTTGTTTACTCCATCCTCTGGTCTAGAGTGTGGCATAGCCACTTTTGGTGCAATTATTATATATGTTCCAAATTTATTTACATTAGCTATCATTGCATCTATATATGAATTTTCGATACTTCCATCTTCTACTAAGGGTTTTGCTGCTAAAACTATTGCTTCTTTCCAGTCATTTACATTTTCTATTATATTTATCCTTCCCTTAATTGCTTCTTTCAACATTTTAATATCTCCTTTTGACCTTGTTAATATCATTGTACTCTGCACATTAATTATTTTAAAGATTCTATTTTATTCAAAAAAAATGGCTGGTCTGCTGACCAGTCATCTTAATTAGTTAAATATTTTATTATATCTTTTCCTGTTTTACTTCTTCTTATTTTTTCTTCCAGATTATTTTCTTCAATTTTTTCTACAATTTCTATTAGACTATCCAGATGTTCTCTTTCATCTTTTACACAAAAACATATTACTATTCCAATTTTTTCTTCATCTAAAAAATCTATTCTTTTATCATAAGTAACTATGGAAAATGCTGTCTTTTTTACAAGATTCTTTGACTTTGCATGAGGAAAAATGACATTTGGAATAAGCATTATATAGTTTCCAAAATCATCTACCAACTTTATCATATTCTCAATATATTCTTCTTCTATACAACCATCTCTTAACAACAACTCTCCAGCTTCTCTTATGGCTTCTCTCCAATCAGTAGCTTTTCCTTTTAATTTTATTCTCTTTTCTGACAACAGGTCAGAGATTGTAATTTTTTTATGAAAAAGATCATCTATCAACTTACTATCCAGAAAAGTTTTTAAAGCTCCTAACAGTTTTTCATCTGCCTTTATTTTACTATTTTTTTCAATTACTTCTACTAATTCTGAAAATATTATTTTTTTGCTGTCTCTTGATATTGGATAATTGTCTAATTTTGCCATATCCTCTTTATTTAAAATAGGATTTACTTTTATAATAGTTTTATCAGTTTCAAAGTCATCTAATGGAATTGTTGTCAATATCAAATCTATATCAGTTCTTTTATTTACTTTTTCCAAAAGATATCTAGGGATAGTATCTATAATTTCCACTCTGTACATGTCCTTTAATTGTTGAGCCAAAAGTTTAGAACTTCCATATCCTGAACCACATACAACAAGCACTTTCACTTTTTCACGTTTCTTTTTTATATTTCTGTCTATAGCAGCTTTAAAATGTATTGTAATAAATGCTATTTCATCATTTGTAAATTTATTATCTATAAAATCTTCAAGCCCTCCTACACTTCCCTTTATCAATGAAAAGAGATTTGGATAACTTTCTACTACTTCTTCATATATTGTATTTTCTAGATCTATTCCATTTTTAAGTCTGTATATAGTAGGTTTTATATGATTTACCAATCCTGTCATAAGAGTTTCATCTGCTGATATATCTACATCTAATTTTTCATTTATTCTGTTTATAAAATTTTTTACTATCATTTCTATTTCTACCCAATTTTCATAATATGAATAAGAAATATTATATGTATGACTTCCTAAAAAATAATCTGTTATCTTCA
This genomic stretch from Fusobacterium sp. harbors:
- a CDS encoding PTS sugar transporter subunit IIA, which produces MLKEAIKGRINIIENVNDWKEAIVLAAKPLVEDGSIENSYIDAMIANVNKFGTYIIIAPKVAMPHSRPEDGVNKNCISMLKINEGIVFEGEEEKVFIFFVLGAVNNDSHIETLMELMELIEDEERIEKIIEVKTVQEIMYLI
- a CDS encoding BglG family transcription antiterminator, which translates into the protein MLSRKSIDLLHFLLKKKRNVSLKELSDNFRLSERSIRYEVEKIQKELSIKDGFEFIISKGECFVDDYAALEKYLDDNRQDYIFSPKEREIYILLKICFEREINQNIISEELDTSRSTIKVHLKDIRKVLDEYSLELELLHKKGLGVTGEEEKIRQCTLKIMSMVKKSNSSFLKNILDDYLEEIDTEGVKLFINYCQKLMNKIVSDEAFDIISKYLRLVIYFNKKGYKITSIKNYNFLKNTSEFECVEKSRALLEGFYEIELSEEEYLKITDYFLGSHTYNISYSYYENWVEIEMIVKNFINRINEKLDVDISADETLMTGLVNHIKPTIYRLKNGIDLENTIYEEVVESYPNLFSLIKGSVGGLEDFIDNKFTNDEIAFITIHFKAAIDRNIKKKREKVKVLVVCGSGYGSSKLLAQQLKDMYRVEIIDTIPRYLLEKVNKRTDIDLILTTIPLDDFETDKTIIKVNPILNKEDMAKLDNYPISRDSKKIIFSELVEVIEKNSKIKADEKLLGALKTFLDSKLIDDLFHKKITISDLLSEKRIKLKGKATDWREAIREAGELLLRDGCIEEEYIENMIKLVDDFGNYIMLIPNVIFPHAKSKNLVKKTAFSIVTYDKRIDFLDEEKIGIVICFCVKDEREHLDSLIEIVEKIEENNLEEKIRRSKTGKDIIKYLTN